A single window of Pontiella agarivorans DNA harbors:
- a CDS encoding HEAT repeat domain-containing protein → MMNKRLFSFIYLITFAVLLGLTGCSRTVDDISKWKAGGNVEKLIKALQDPKYEVRLAATEALGDLKAEQAIDDLAALYNDSEDEIVMAAVEALAEIGTPAAVTPLSAALKLDFSESRTIAAEKLGALKAAGAVPQLVDALDDSEAAVQLAAAKSLGQIGDPSASAGLAGKIDDPSADLRLASVESLGRCGGDSAIAALIRALGDSETHVSNAAIASLETLGDSTKPSVLNALKSENSKIRSGAIAVLRRLKAVPTTGNDLIWYQLARASVDSKQGIDKGVVANLVKMGDAAVDTLLQAAAHPVEAFREHAAFALERMGRSVVERVVAEAEAKAGTDAKKWMAGRGSWPGAPSWRIDLWASLSALDPTFSLDHAVVSSLEMQARPAFNVIINPKFEVSREYIPLLIALLGDTTMPPPEQPDFDDDGIPVIKEKRDMFRGEANRTISEEKLSEAGYKATLPLIAAIEDDDELIPGNAAHILGSQGEKRALHPLMKVVNKKLEAGEILTDSPFYVALQKLDEPAAEPLLMKIRPNPDRALRVFSRQYDTIRPVSAETEDESGDVSQPVRFRIGYINGSRIGEMIVTFMPDRDQNWVPNPPLPEQIPPM, encoded by the coding sequence ATGATGAACAAAAGACTGTTTTCATTTATCTATCTAATCACATTCGCCGTCCTGCTGGGGCTGACCGGCTGCAGCCGAACCGTTGATGATATCTCAAAATGGAAAGCCGGCGGAAATGTTGAAAAACTGATTAAAGCTCTGCAGGACCCGAAATATGAAGTACGTCTTGCCGCCACAGAAGCCCTCGGCGACCTGAAAGCGGAACAGGCCATTGATGATCTCGCGGCGCTGTACAATGACTCCGAAGATGAAATTGTTATGGCCGCCGTCGAAGCCCTCGCCGAAATCGGCACCCCCGCCGCCGTCACACCGCTCAGCGCGGCACTGAAACTCGACTTTTCCGAATCCCGCACTATCGCGGCCGAAAAACTGGGAGCACTCAAAGCCGCCGGCGCTGTACCGCAGCTGGTCGATGCTCTCGATGATTCCGAGGCCGCCGTGCAACTGGCGGCGGCAAAATCACTCGGCCAAATTGGCGACCCATCAGCCAGTGCAGGCCTGGCCGGAAAAATCGATGATCCCTCAGCGGATTTGCGCCTGGCCAGTGTTGAGTCACTCGGCCGGTGTGGCGGGGATTCCGCCATCGCCGCACTCATCCGTGCGCTTGGCGATTCTGAAACACACGTCAGCAATGCCGCCATCGCATCGCTCGAAACGCTGGGAGATTCCACCAAGCCCAGCGTTCTCAATGCACTGAAAAGCGAAAATTCAAAAATCAGATCCGGCGCAATTGCTGTACTGCGGCGGCTAAAGGCGGTTCCAACGACTGGAAACGATCTGATCTGGTACCAGCTTGCCCGTGCCTCTGTTGATTCCAAACAGGGGATCGACAAAGGGGTTGTAGCCAATCTGGTAAAAATGGGCGACGCCGCAGTCGACACTTTACTGCAGGCGGCGGCTCATCCGGTGGAAGCTTTTCGTGAACACGCCGCATTTGCTCTGGAACGCATGGGCCGAAGTGTCGTTGAACGCGTCGTTGCAGAAGCAGAAGCAAAGGCCGGCACCGATGCGAAAAAATGGATGGCCGGCCGCGGTTCCTGGCCCGGAGCGCCCTCGTGGCGGATTGATCTCTGGGCGTCCCTCTCAGCGCTTGATCCGACATTCAGCCTGGACCACGCGGTCGTCTCCAGTCTTGAAATGCAGGCAAGGCCGGCGTTCAACGTCATCATAAACCCGAAATTTGAAGTCTCCCGCGAGTATATTCCACTTCTGATTGCCCTGCTGGGCGACACCACAATGCCGCCTCCCGAACAGCCTGATTTTGATGACGACGGCATCCCCGTCATTAAAGAAAAGCGCGATATGTTCCGCGGTGAAGCCAACCGAACCATCAGCGAGGAAAAACTGTCGGAAGCCGGATACAAAGCCACCCTTCCGCTCATTGCCGCCATTGAAGACGACGACGAACTGATCCCCGGAAATGCGGCGCACATTCTGGGCAGTCAGGGCGAAAAACGTGCACTTCACCCGCTGATGAAGGTGGTAAATAAAAAGCTGGAGGCCGGAGAAATTTTAACCGATTCCCCCTTCTATGTTGCCCTTCAGAAACTGGATGAACCTGCGGCGGAACCCCTGCTGATGAAAATACGCCCGAACCCGGACCGGGCCCTGCGCGTATTTTCGCGCCAATACGACACGATTCGTCCGGTCAGCGCGGAAACCGAAGACGAATCCGGCGATGTATCCCAGCCGGTACGCTTCCGCATCGGATACATCAACGGCAGCCGCATCGGTGAAATGATCGTGACCTTCATGCCCGACCGTGACCAAAACTGGGTACCCAACCCTCCGCTTCCGGAACAGATTCCGCCGATGTAG